A region of Gracilinanus agilis isolate LMUSP501 chromosome 3, AgileGrace, whole genome shotgun sequence DNA encodes the following proteins:
- the RAP2B gene encoding ras-related protein Rap-2b isoform X2 — translation MREYKVVVLGSGGVGKSALTVQFVTGSFIEKYDPTIEDFYRKEIEQFASMRDLYIKNGQGFILVYSLVNQQSFQDIKPMRDQIIRVKRYERVPMILVGNKVDLEGEREVSFGEGKALAEEWSCPFLETSAKNKASVDELFAEIVRQMNYAAQPNGDDQCCSSCVIL, via the exons ATGCGAGAGTACAAAGTGGTGGTGCTGGGCTCGGGCGGAGTGGGCAAGTCGGCCCTCACCGTGCAGTTCGTGACGGGCTCCTTCATCGAGAAGTACGACCCCACCATCGAGGACTTCTACCGCAAGGAAATCGAG CAGTTCGCGTCCATGCGGGACCTGTACATCAAAAACGGCCAGGGCTTCATTCTCGTCTACAGCCTAGTGAACCAGCAGAGCTTCCAGGACATCAAGCCCATGCGCGACCAGATCATCCGCGTCAAGAGGTACGAACGCGTGCCCATGATTCTGGTGGGCAACAAGGTGGACCTGGAGGGCGAGCGCGAGGTCTCCTTCGGGGAGGGCAAGGCCCTGGCCGAAGAGTGGAGTTGCCCCTTTCTCGAGACATCGGCCAAAAATAAAGCCTCGGTGGACGAGCTCTTCGCCGAGATCGTCCGCCAGATGAACTATGCGGCTCAGCCCAACGGGGACGACCAGTGCTGCTCCTCCTGCGTGAttctctga
- the RAP2B gene encoding ras-related protein Rap-2b isoform X1 — protein MREYKVVVLGSGGVGKSALTVQFVTGSFIEKYDPTIEDFYRKEIEVDSSPSVLEILDTAGTEQFASMRDLYIKNGQGFILVYSLVNQQSFQDIKPMRDQIIRVKRYERVPMILVGNKVDLEGEREVSFGEGKALAEEWSCPFLETSAKNKASVDELFAEIVRQMNYAAQPNGDDQCCSSCVIL, from the coding sequence ATGCGAGAGTACAAAGTGGTGGTGCTGGGCTCGGGCGGAGTGGGCAAGTCGGCCCTCACCGTGCAGTTCGTGACGGGCTCCTTCATCGAGAAGTACGACCCCACCATCGAGGACTTCTACCGCAAGGAAATCGAGGTGGACTCGTCGCCGTCCGTGCTGGAGATCCTGGACACGGCGGGCACCGAGCAGTTCGCGTCCATGCGGGACCTGTACATCAAAAACGGCCAGGGCTTCATTCTCGTCTACAGCCTAGTGAACCAGCAGAGCTTCCAGGACATCAAGCCCATGCGCGACCAGATCATCCGCGTCAAGAGGTACGAACGCGTGCCCATGATTCTGGTGGGCAACAAGGTGGACCTGGAGGGCGAGCGCGAGGTCTCCTTCGGGGAGGGCAAGGCCCTGGCCGAAGAGTGGAGTTGCCCCTTTCTCGAGACATCGGCCAAAAATAAAGCCTCGGTGGACGAGCTCTTCGCCGAGATCGTCCGCCAGATGAACTATGCGGCTCAGCCCAACGGGGACGACCAGTGCTGCTCCTCCTGCGTGAttctctga
- the RAP2B gene encoding ras-related protein Rap-2b isoform X3 — protein MREYKVVVLGSGGVGKSALTQFASMRDLYIKNGQGFILVYSLVNQQSFQDIKPMRDQIIRVKRYERVPMILVGNKVDLEGEREVSFGEGKALAEEWSCPFLETSAKNKASVDELFAEIVRQMNYAAQPNGDDQCCSSCVIL, from the exons ATGCGAGAGTACAAAGTGGTGGTGCTGGGCTCGGGCGGAGTGGGCAAGTCGGCCCTCACC CAGTTCGCGTCCATGCGGGACCTGTACATCAAAAACGGCCAGGGCTTCATTCTCGTCTACAGCCTAGTGAACCAGCAGAGCTTCCAGGACATCAAGCCCATGCGCGACCAGATCATCCGCGTCAAGAGGTACGAACGCGTGCCCATGATTCTGGTGGGCAACAAGGTGGACCTGGAGGGCGAGCGCGAGGTCTCCTTCGGGGAGGGCAAGGCCCTGGCCGAAGAGTGGAGTTGCCCCTTTCTCGAGACATCGGCCAAAAATAAAGCCTCGGTGGACGAGCTCTTCGCCGAGATCGTCCGCCAGATGAACTATGCGGCTCAGCCCAACGGGGACGACCAGTGCTGCTCCTCCTGCGTGAttctctga